The sequence ATGCTGATACAAAAGCGTGCACCTTCTGCGGGATGGCTGCCGCAAAGAAAAAGGCGTTATAGTTTCGCATGCCATTTGCAAGGAGTACCCGGATGAACGAAGAGATCAAATTCGTCCTCGACAACGAGACGGTCGAAGCGCTTCAGACCTACAGCGCCCTGTTGAACAAAGCGCCCGCCGTCATCATCAAAGAGGCCCTGAAGGGCTACTTCGAAGCGGCCGAACAGAAGCTCGCCGCGCAGCAGACGGACCCGATGACGGACCTCGACTTTGATGAGTTCTGGGACGGGGTCGATCTTTAGGCAAAAAGCCTATTATGAAACGAACCGGATGGTGTCAGAATAACGTACGGCACTAACGTTTCTTTCAACCCGTCCCTGCTAGAGTAACGACCATGAGTGAATTTCCCCTGGAATGGACGCAGGAAGAGTACCTGCGCGAAAAGAAACGGCTGGAGGCAGAGGGCGTCAAGGTCCTGCTGATCGATACGATCCTCAACCCCATCGACCATGCCGAGACGGTCACATACAATCCGCCGATGCTGGAGAAGGAGCCGGAAGGTTCCGTCTTCGTCTTTTACTGCGACACGGGCAAGGCCTCCAAGGAGCGTCTCCCGGAGTTCCGCAAACGCTTCCCCGGCAAGCACTGCATCTCCCTGCGAGGGGGACGGGGCTACTGGCGCAAATACCTGCAGGTCAAAGACAATGCTGACACGTGAATACGCCAGCGCGTTTGTCGCCTGCCTGAACGAGGAGCGCTATTACGATGCGCATGAGGCCCTCGAGGAGCTCTGGTTTCCGCTGCGCACGCAGAAGACGCCGGAGATCCTGCTGCTCAAGGGGCTGATCAACGCCAGTGTCAGTTTCGAACTGCACAAGCGCGGCCGGCCGCACAAAGCGCCCGGACCGTGGGGCGTCTACATGAAGTACCGCGAATACCTGCCGCAGATCGGCAAGCAGAACCCGCTCTATCTCGAGCTTGACGATGCCGTCCATGCGGTCCAAAGGAGACTCAGTGCCTGAATTTGCCGATGCGATGGCCTTCCGCCACGCCTGCAAGCGCTTTAGGGAGCAGAAGATCCCCGAAGGGACCTTTGAACAGATCCTCGAATTCGGCCGGATGTCCCCCTCGTCGTTCGGCATGGAGCCGTGGCGCTTTATCGTCGTCACCGACACGGCCCTGCGCGAAGCGCTGCGCCCGCTCTGCTGGAATCAGCCGCAGATCACCGAGAGCAGCCACCTGCTCATTATCACCGCGGACAACGAGTGTATCAAACCGGGCACGGAATACGTCCGGGCAATGTTCGCGCGCCGGGGGCTTCCCGAAGAGGCTTACGAGCGTTACCTCGGCGTGTACGCAAACCACATGGGCCCGCAGTTTCACACCCGCGAAGCGATCGAAGCATGGACGCACAAGCAGTGCTACCTGGCGGCGGCGAACATGATGACGGGCGCGGCGTCGCTCGGCATCGACAGCTGCCCCATCGAGGGGTTTGAAAAAGAGAAGGTCGAAGCGGAGCTTTCTCTGGAACCGGCCCGCTCCGTCGCCCTCATCATTGCCTTCGGCTACCGCCTGAACCCCCAGCCGGAGCACTATCGGCTCGACCTCGACACCATCGTCGAACGGCGGTGACCCCGCGTACCCTGCCGATCCCCTTTTAGCCGAATCGGCTATAATATGGCAAAAACGGAATCCCCATGCAGAACCTATTCGATGAAGTAGACTCCCTGGACAGACGCTGTTACAACAGCTACGGACTCAGCGAAGAGCTGCTGATGGAGCATGCCGCCGAGGCGATGGCGGTCGCGGTGCGGGGACGTTTTGCCGCCGGCAGCCGCGTCGTCATCGTCTGCGGCCCCGGCAACAACGGTGCCGACGGGCTTGCACTGGCCCGATTGCTGCACGGTACCTACGGGGTGGAGGTCGTGCTGCCGCTGGAGGTGAAGTCGCCGATGGCCCGGGTGCAGTTCGAGCGCCTGGAGAAGCTGGGCGTGCCCGTGGTCAATGCAATCACCCCCTGCGACGTCCTGGTCGACGCGCTCTTCGGCAGCGGTCTGGGACGGCCGCTGGGGAGCGGGATCATCGGTATGATCAAGCTGATGAACGCCATGAGTGCTTTCAAACTCGCCTGTGACATGCCGACGGGCCTGCGCACGGGAGGCGGCTGCGACGCGGCGGTTTTCCGTGCCGACCTGACGGTGACGATGGGGGCGCTCAAGCGCGGCATGTTCAGCGACGCGGCCAAAAATGCGGTGGGCGAGATTATCGTAGCCGAGCTGGGCGTTTCACGTGCGCTGTACGAGCGGGAGAGCAACTGGAAACTGCTGGACCGCAGCGACCTGCGCCTGCCGCTGCGCGACGAACCGGACGTGCACAAGGGGAGTTTCGGGCATCTCGGCATCGTCTGCGGCGAAAAGAGCGGGGCGGCCGTCATCGCCGGCAAGGCGGCGCTGCGTTTCGGTGCCGGACTCGTGACGCTGCTCTCCAACGAGGAGGTCGCCATTCCTTATGAGCTGATGCAGTCGCATCTCCGCCCCGCAACGGTCAACGCCGTCGCCATCGGGATGGGACTGGGGCAGGAGTTCGCCGAACAGGAACTGCGGGAGCGGATCGACGATGATATCCCCCTGGTCTGCGACGCGGATATCTTTGCGCATCCGATGCTGGGGGAACTTCTGAAGCGCAAACGCATCGTCCTCACCCCGCACCCCAAAGAGTTTACCACCCTGCTGAGCCGTACGGGAATTGCCACGACCGATGTACGGGGTCTGCAGCTGAACCGTTTCGGCTTTGTCGAAGCCTTCTGTCATGCCTACCCCGACGCCGTGCTGCTGCTCAAAGGGGCCAATGTGATCATCGGACAGGGGGAACGGTTCTACGTCAACCCCCACGGCACCAACGTCCTGGCCAAAGGGGGCAGCGGCGACGTCCTTTCCGGACTTATCGGTGCTCTGCTGGCCCAGGGCTATACGCCGCTGGACGCTGCCGTTCATGCCTCCCTGGCGCATACCGAAGTCGCTGCACGTTATGAAAAACAGCCCTACGCGCTGACGCCGGACGATCTCATCGAAGGGGTCTGCCGTCTATGAAGCCGCGCGTTGTCATTCTGTTCAGCGGGGAGGGGACCAACCTCCAGAAACTGCTCGAAGACCTGCCTCCCATGGGCATAGAGGTGGCTGCCGCCATCACGAACCGGCCCCGGGCCCCGGGGATCAAGCGGGCGGAATCTTTCGGGGTCCCGGTGGAGGTGATCGACCATACGCTGTATGAGAGCCGCGAAGCGTTCGACGCCGTGCTCGTTGAGCGGATCGAGAAATACACGCCCCACCTGACAGTGACGGCGGGATTTATGCGCATTCTTACCCCCGTATTCACCGACCGTATCCGTGCCGTCAACATCCACCCCTCGCTGTTGCCTAAGTATAAAGGGGCGAAAGCGATCGAACAGGCCTACGAGAGCGGGGACATCGTCTGCGGCGTCAGCGTCCACTGGGTGACGGGGGAGCTTGACGGCGGTACCGTCATTGCACAGGCCTCGTTTGAGCGCACGGAGGCGATGGATGCGGCTGCTTTCGAAGCGGCCGTCCATGATCTTGAGTACGAACTGCTTCCCAGGACCGTTGCCGACCTGCTGGGCGGCGGGGATGGATTAGAGGCGGCCGTTAGGACTTTAGCGTAAGATACGTCATAGATTAGCTGTGTTATAACCCGGCAGCATTTGGGCATCACTAAAAACCCTGTGCGGATATCAGAGGGCATTTGAAATATGAGGTTGTCTTTGTTTTCGTTGTAGGCATAGCCAAGGCTATGTCAAAACGAAACGGAGGAAAGATCGTGTTTCAAATGCCCTTCCAAAGGACACCACAGAGAAAGCCATCCTCGGCGTTGTCGCTTTTCGACGTAGCCTTCGCTATGCCATCAAAGCGTCGCCTTGATGATGATTTTCTCTGCGGTGCTGAGACCGTACAGGGCTTTTAGTGATGCCCACAAGGAGAGAGAATATGAGCGATACACTGAAAATCGGAAAATATGAGTTCAACAGCCGCCTGATCGTGGGCAGTGGGAAGTACAAAGATTTCGAAACGACGAAGGAGGCGACACTCGCTTCGGGCTCCGAGCTGATCACCGTTGCGGTGCGCCGTCTGAACATCACGGACCCGAACAAAGAGAATCTGCGCGACACCTTCAAAGGAACGGGCGTACAGTTCCTGCCCAACTCTGCGGGGTGTACGACGGCCGAGGAGGCGATCACGACCTTCCGTCTGACCCGCGAGGCGACGGGCATCGACCTGATCAAGCTCGAAGTCATCGGCGATACGCAAAAGACCCTCTACCCGGACGTCCTCGAGACGATCAAAGCGTGCGAAGTCCTGGCCAAGGACGG is a genomic window of Sulfurimonas sp. HSL1-2 containing:
- a CDS encoding DUF309 domain-containing protein, coding for MLTREYASAFVACLNEERYYDAHEALEELWFPLRTQKTPEILLLKGLINASVSFELHKRGRPHKAPGPWGVYMKYREYLPQIGKQNPLYLELDDAVHAVQRRLSA
- a CDS encoding NAD(P)H-dependent oxidoreductase, producing MPEFADAMAFRHACKRFREQKIPEGTFEQILEFGRMSPSSFGMEPWRFIVVTDTALREALRPLCWNQPQITESSHLLIITADNECIKPGTEYVRAMFARRGLPEEAYERYLGVYANHMGPQFHTREAIEAWTHKQCYLAAANMMTGAASLGIDSCPIEGFEKEKVEAELSLEPARSVALIIAFGYRLNPQPEHYRLDLDTIVERR
- a CDS encoding NAD(P)H-hydrate dehydratase, whose translation is MQNLFDEVDSLDRRCYNSYGLSEELLMEHAAEAMAVAVRGRFAAGSRVVIVCGPGNNGADGLALARLLHGTYGVEVVLPLEVKSPMARVQFERLEKLGVPVVNAITPCDVLVDALFGSGLGRPLGSGIIGMIKLMNAMSAFKLACDMPTGLRTGGGCDAAVFRADLTVTMGALKRGMFSDAAKNAVGEIIVAELGVSRALYERESNWKLLDRSDLRLPLRDEPDVHKGSFGHLGIVCGEKSGAAVIAGKAALRFGAGLVTLLSNEEVAIPYELMQSHLRPATVNAVAIGMGLGQEFAEQELRERIDDDIPLVCDADIFAHPMLGELLKRKRIVLTPHPKEFTTLLSRTGIATTDVRGLQLNRFGFVEAFCHAYPDAVLLLKGANVIIGQGERFYVNPHGTNVLAKGGSGDVLSGLIGALLAQGYTPLDAAVHASLAHTEVAARYEKQPYALTPDDLIEGVCRL
- the purN gene encoding phosphoribosylglycinamide formyltransferase, with product MKPRVVILFSGEGTNLQKLLEDLPPMGIEVAAAITNRPRAPGIKRAESFGVPVEVIDHTLYESREAFDAVLVERIEKYTPHLTVTAGFMRILTPVFTDRIRAVNIHPSLLPKYKGAKAIEQAYESGDIVCGVSVHWVTGELDGGTVIAQASFERTEAMDAAAFEAAVHDLEYELLPRTVADLLGGGDGLEAAVRTLA